Proteins from a single region of Bradyrhizobium diazoefficiens:
- a CDS encoding aldo/keto reductase, giving the protein MEIRNLGGSGLRVSAVGLGCNNFGQRTDLETSRKVIHRAIDLGITLFDTADIYAGQGGSETVLGTVLGDRRKDIVLATKYSKPMAADGTKQGASRRYIMNAVEASLTRLKTDYIDLYQQHDYDPLTPMEETLRALDDLVRQGKVRYIGHSNFPAWRIAEAEFTARAMNVSRFVSAQDEYSLLVRDIEKDLLPAAQEYKLGLLPFFPLASGLLTGKYQRGAAAPADTRFGKAPALRDRYVTPRNEDIVEKLQAFAKARGHSMLELAFSWLAARPQVSSVIAGATRVEQVEQNVKAIAWQLSADDLAEIDEITKG; this is encoded by the coding sequence ATGGAAATTCGTAACCTCGGCGGCTCCGGCCTGCGCGTGTCGGCGGTCGGGCTCGGCTGCAATAATTTCGGCCAGCGCACCGATCTGGAGACCTCGCGCAAGGTGATCCATCGCGCGATCGATCTCGGTATCACGCTGTTCGACACCGCTGACATCTATGCCGGCCAGGGCGGTTCGGAGACGGTGCTCGGCACCGTGCTCGGCGACCGCCGCAAGGACATCGTGCTCGCCACCAAATATTCCAAGCCGATGGCCGCCGACGGCACCAAGCAGGGCGCCTCGCGCCGCTACATCATGAACGCGGTCGAGGCCAGCCTGACGCGGCTCAAGACCGACTATATCGATCTCTACCAGCAGCACGACTATGATCCGCTGACTCCGATGGAAGAGACATTGCGCGCGCTCGACGATCTCGTCCGCCAGGGCAAGGTCCGCTATATCGGCCATTCCAACTTTCCGGCGTGGCGCATCGCCGAAGCCGAGTTCACCGCGCGCGCGATGAATGTCAGCCGCTTCGTCTCGGCGCAGGACGAGTACAGCCTTCTCGTCCGCGACATCGAGAAGGATTTGCTGCCGGCCGCGCAGGAATACAAGCTCGGCCTCTTGCCCTTCTTCCCGCTGGCGAGCGGCCTACTTACCGGCAAATACCAGCGCGGCGCAGCTGCCCCCGCCGACACGCGCTTTGGCAAGGCACCGGCATTGCGCGACCGCTACGTCACGCCGCGCAACGAGGACATCGTCGAGAAGCTCCAGGCCTTTGCGAAGGCGCGCGGACATTCGATGCTCGAGCTCGCCTTCTCCTGGCTCGCCGCGCGCCCGCAGGTGTCGAGCGTAATCGCCGGCGCCACCCGCGTCGAGCAGGTCGAGCAGAACGTCAAGGCGATCGCCTGGCAGCTCAGCGCGGATGACCTTGCCGAGATCGATGAGATCACCAAGGGCTGA
- a CDS encoding antibiotic biosynthesis monooxygenase produces MYIAMNRFRVAKGSEAAFEQVWLSRDTHLDTVPGFVEFHLLRGPELEDHTLYASHTVWANHSAFEAWTKSEAFRAAHHKAGDNKPLYLGHPQFEGFEVMQTVGRGAK; encoded by the coding sequence ATGTACATCGCCATGAATCGCTTCCGCGTCGCCAAGGGCTCCGAAGCCGCTTTCGAGCAGGTCTGGTTGTCGCGCGACACTCATCTCGACACAGTGCCGGGCTTCGTCGAATTCCATCTGCTGCGCGGCCCCGAGCTTGAAGACCACACGCTGTACGCCTCGCACACGGTGTGGGCCAATCACTCCGCGTTCGAGGCGTGGACCAAGTCGGAGGCTTTTCGTGCTGCCCATCACAAGGCCGGCGACAACAAGCCGCTGTATCTCGGTCATCCCCAGTTCGAGGGTTTTGAAGTGATGCAGACGGTCGGGCGCGGCGCGAAGTAG
- a CDS encoding DUF1501 domain-containing protein — MIDCVENRLLTSRRGLLLGGASFAAWAYLPKFARAADGRDPRLVVVILRGALDGLATVAPIGDPDYAGLHGSIALAVDGAHPATKLDSFFALHPAMPEFARMYRAQHAAVIHAVATSYRDRSHFDGQDVLESGYAGPGRVQSGWLNRALEALPRGERVSSGLAVGPTTPLVLRGNAPTVGWAPVALPQAGDDTAMRLVDLYRHRDPALASALSQGLQLEKAASGDDMKPKPGNAVAQMRQVAGGAAKLMAADDGPRIAALAFDGWDTHANEGGPVGRLAFLLGGLDGALVEFENGLGERWRDTVVVVATEFGRTARINGTDGTDHGTGTIALLAGGAVKGGRVISDWPGLKPANLYEARDLKPTTDLRSVIKGVLQSQFGLSDQVLAQRVFPDSANARPMKGLVV; from the coding sequence ATGATCGACTGCGTCGAAAACCGGCTCCTCACCTCGCGCCGCGGTCTTCTGCTCGGCGGCGCCTCGTTTGCGGCCTGGGCCTATTTGCCGAAGTTCGCGCGCGCGGCCGACGGACGCGATCCCAGGCTGGTCGTGGTGATCCTGCGCGGCGCGCTCGACGGGCTCGCGACCGTCGCGCCGATCGGCGATCCCGATTATGCCGGCCTGCACGGCTCGATCGCGCTTGCCGTAGATGGTGCGCATCCCGCGACCAAGCTCGACTCTTTCTTCGCTCTACATCCGGCGATGCCGGAATTTGCGCGCATGTATCGCGCCCAGCATGCCGCGGTGATTCATGCCGTCGCAACGTCTTATCGCGATCGCTCGCATTTCGACGGCCAGGACGTCCTCGAGAGCGGCTATGCGGGTCCGGGCCGCGTGCAGTCCGGCTGGCTCAACCGCGCGCTCGAAGCGCTGCCGCGGGGCGAGCGTGTGTCGAGCGGTCTCGCGGTCGGTCCCACCACGCCGCTGGTGCTGCGCGGCAACGCGCCGACCGTCGGCTGGGCGCCGGTCGCGCTGCCGCAGGCCGGCGACGACACCGCGATGCGGCTGGTCGATCTCTATCGTCACCGCGATCCCGCTTTGGCCTCGGCGCTGTCGCAGGGCCTCCAGTTGGAGAAAGCCGCAAGCGGCGACGACATGAAGCCGAAGCCCGGCAACGCGGTCGCGCAGATGCGGCAGGTCGCGGGCGGCGCGGCAAAACTGATGGCGGCCGACGACGGTCCGCGCATTGCCGCGCTCGCCTTTGACGGTTGGGATACGCATGCCAACGAAGGCGGTCCGGTCGGACGTCTCGCCTTCCTACTCGGCGGTCTCGACGGCGCTCTCGTTGAATTCGAAAACGGTCTCGGCGAGCGCTGGCGCGACACCGTCGTCGTCGTCGCCACGGAGTTCGGCCGCACCGCGCGCATCAACGGCACCGACGGCACCGACCACGGCACGGGAACGATCGCGCTGCTCGCCGGCGGCGCCGTGAAAGGCGGCCGCGTCATCTCGGACTGGCCCGGCCTCAAGCCCGCCAACCTCTATGAGGCCCGCGACCTCAAGCCGACCACCGACCTGCGCTCCGTGATCAAGGGCGTGCTGCAGAGCCAGTTCGGCCTGTCGGATCAGGTGCTAGCACAGCGGGTGTTCCCCGACAGTGCAAACGCAAGGCCGATGAAGGGGTTGGTTGTCTAA
- a CDS encoding DUF1800 family protein: MARDSQGALVALNRFGFGGRGGASGDLINAASDPRGFVKAELARPYGVLLEAPGLQSTPQLGQAVFAYQDQVKQAREAAKAAAPIEAPPVHAPTDQKADSRLRRNLSLNTVATEIAGQMAEAKPADSATKPDAMQPTAAAPAAAKPSQPLNVIQKTFRAEALARLQRAMMVDCGFTERLVAFWSNHFCISATKGELARMWAGAFEREAIRPHVLGRFADMLKAVEQHPAMLFFLDNQQSLGPDSRAGQNRKRGLNENLAREIMELHTLGVGGGYTQGDVTSLARIITGWTFAGRKGQLGAPGSFAFNANAHQPGPQVLLGKTYEATGLAQGEAALADIARHPSTANFIATKFVRHFVADDPPPALVARLRDVFVRTDGDLKALAIALVDSNEAWQAPLTKMRSPYDFLVASGRLLARVPEDPGPYLNGLNLLGQPLWAPAGPNGFPDTAAAWAAPEGMKLRLDIASQMGARLGPNIDPLDLLEFAAGEAASVETRRTIERAESRQQALALLLMSPELQRR; encoded by the coding sequence ATGGCCCGCGATTCGCAAGGCGCCCTTGTCGCGCTGAACCGCTTCGGCTTCGGCGGCCGCGGCGGCGCCTCCGGCGATCTCATCAACGCGGCCTCCGATCCCAGGGGATTCGTGAAGGCGGAACTGGCGCGCCCCTATGGCGTGCTGCTGGAGGCGCCGGGCCTGCAGTCGACGCCGCAGCTCGGCCAGGCTGTGTTTGCCTATCAGGATCAGGTCAAGCAGGCGCGCGAGGCGGCGAAGGCCGCCGCGCCCATCGAGGCGCCGCCGGTTCACGCGCCGACCGATCAGAAGGCGGACAGCAGATTGCGCCGCAATCTCTCACTGAACACCGTCGCGACCGAGATCGCCGGCCAGATGGCCGAGGCAAAGCCGGCCGACAGCGCAACGAAGCCCGACGCGATGCAGCCGACCGCAGCCGCGCCGGCTGCTGCAAAACCGTCGCAACCGCTCAACGTGATCCAGAAAACGTTTCGCGCCGAGGCGCTCGCACGGTTGCAGCGCGCGATGATGGTCGATTGCGGCTTTACCGAGCGGCTCGTCGCGTTCTGGTCCAATCATTTCTGCATCTCTGCAACCAAGGGCGAGCTGGCGCGGATGTGGGCCGGCGCGTTCGAGCGCGAGGCGATCCGCCCGCATGTGCTCGGGCGTTTCGCGGATATGCTGAAGGCCGTGGAGCAGCATCCGGCAATGCTGTTCTTCCTCGACAACCAGCAATCGCTCGGGCCGGACTCGCGTGCCGGCCAAAACCGCAAGCGCGGGCTGAACGAGAATCTGGCGCGCGAGATCATGGAGCTGCATACGCTCGGCGTCGGCGGCGGCTATACGCAAGGCGACGTCACCTCGCTCGCGCGCATCATCACCGGCTGGACCTTTGCCGGCCGGAAAGGGCAACTCGGGGCGCCCGGCTCCTTCGCCTTCAACGCCAATGCGCACCAGCCTGGGCCGCAGGTTCTGCTCGGCAAAACCTATGAAGCGACCGGCCTTGCGCAGGGCGAGGCTGCGCTCGCCGACATCGCGCGCCATCCTTCGACGGCGAATTTCATCGCCACCAAATTCGTCAGGCACTTTGTGGCCGACGATCCGCCGCCGGCGCTGGTGGCGCGGTTGCGCGATGTCTTTGTCAGGACCGATGGCGATCTCAAGGCGTTGGCCATAGCGCTGGTTGATTCCAACGAGGCCTGGCAGGCGCCGCTGACCAAGATGCGCTCGCCTTACGATTTCCTGGTCGCGAGCGGCCGGCTGCTCGCCCGCGTGCCCGAGGATCCTGGTCCCTATCTCAACGGTCTGAACCTGCTCGGCCAACCCTTATGGGCACCGGCGGGACCCAACGGTTTCCCCGACACCGCCGCGGCCTGGGCCGCGCCCGAAGGCATGAAGCTCCGGCTCGACATCGCTTCACAAATGGGCGCGCGGCTCGGGCCGAACATCGATCCGCTCGACCTCCTGGAGTTCGCCGCAGGAGAGGCGGCGTCAGTCGAAACACGGCGGACCATCGAGCGTGCCGAATCGCGCCAGCAGGCGCTGGCGCTGCTCTTGATGTCGCCGGAATTGCAGAGGAGATGA
- a CDS encoding glutathione S-transferase family protein produces the protein MSLKLFELVGTDASRPFSPYCWRTRMALAHKGLSAESLPWRFTEKNAIAPHGSEKVPVLLHQDKPVVDSWAIANYLEDEFPDRPSLFGGEGGRAMARMLNAWGDIAIVGGIFPLIIADIPKNLAEVDAAYFRASREARFGKSLEEVQASREAGIVAFRKSLEVMRQTLKTQPFIGGSTPNYADYIVFGGFQWARVVSPFKLLEADDPVYAWREKLLDAFDGMARKSPGHAV, from the coding sequence ATGTCACTCAAACTCTTCGAACTCGTCGGCACCGACGCCTCGCGTCCCTTCAGCCCGTATTGCTGGCGCACGCGGATGGCGCTGGCGCACAAGGGCCTCTCCGCGGAATCGCTGCCGTGGCGCTTTACCGAGAAGAACGCAATCGCGCCGCACGGCTCGGAGAAGGTGCCGGTGCTCTTGCATCAAGACAAGCCGGTGGTCGATTCCTGGGCAATCGCGAACTATCTCGAAGACGAGTTTCCGGATCGGCCGTCGCTGTTCGGCGGCGAGGGCGGCCGCGCTATGGCGCGCATGCTCAACGCGTGGGGCGACATCGCCATCGTCGGCGGCATCTTTCCGCTGATTATCGCCGACATCCCCAAGAATCTGGCTGAGGTCGACGCCGCCTATTTCCGCGCCTCGCGCGAGGCGCGGTTCGGCAAGAGCCTCGAAGAGGTCCAGGCGAGCCGCGAGGCCGGCATCGTTGCGTTCCGCAAATCGCTGGAGGTGATGCGGCAGACGCTCAAGACGCAGCCCTTCATCGGCGGCAGTACGCCAAACTATGCGGACTACATCGTGTTCGGCGGTTTCCAGTGGGCGCGCGTGGTGAGCCCGTTCAAGCTGCTGGAAGCCGACGATCCGGTCTATGCGTGGCGCGAAAAGCTGCTCGATGCGTTCGATGGCATGGCGCGGAAATCGCCGGGGCATGCGGTGTGA